In Chryseobacterium lactis, a single genomic region encodes these proteins:
- a CDS encoding DUF3164 family protein: MITETLKIISLEELEAELNNRKQQEAQKREEKRNQYESLKKSVINDLAPVADKLSSDIQTFKTKAFSEIGSLFDLLKDYSKRHQDGKGNFKVEDENFKIQFKRQGKGTFDERSHQAERHIIDFLTSKYEGDLDTKDLIMSLLERKNGALDILLVQKLYSMEDRFDDENWKDGIRLLKESYKFSLSKDYISFFKKDENNEWIGINLNFSY; this comes from the coding sequence ATGATTACAGAAACATTAAAAATTATATCGCTTGAAGAACTTGAAGCAGAATTAAACAACAGAAAACAACAGGAAGCTCAGAAACGTGAGGAAAAACGCAACCAATATGAAAGTTTAAAGAAGTCAGTGATCAACGATCTGGCACCTGTTGCCGATAAACTATCATCGGATATTCAAACTTTTAAGACAAAAGCTTTTTCAGAAATCGGTTCCCTGTTCGACCTTTTAAAAGATTACAGCAAAAGGCATCAGGATGGAAAAGGAAATTTTAAGGTAGAAGATGAGAATTTTAAAATTCAATTTAAAAGACAGGGAAAAGGCACTTTCGACGAACGTTCTCATCAGGCAGAAAGGCATATCATCGACTTTTTAACTTCAAAATACGAAGGTGATCTTGATACCAAAGATTTAATCATGTCTCTTCTGGAGCGTAAAAACGGAGCACTTGACATTCTGCTGGTTCAAAAGTTATACAGCATGGAAGATCGCTTTGACGACGAGAACTGGAAAGACGGAATCCGTTTATTAAAGGAAAGCTACAAATTTTCCTTGAGCAAAGATTATATCTCCTTTTTCAAAAAAGATGAAAATAATGAATGGATCGGAATCAACTTAAATTTCTCCTATTAG
- a CDS encoding CHAP domain-containing protein: MDSLSATALKVAITQIGQEEKPQGSNWGIPVKNYLASVGINFPASWCMAFVYWCFNEASKQNKTTNTAIKTGGVLYAWNNAPKEKKSLKPSVGSVFIMDFGKGLGHTGFVEKFDSQYIYTVEGNTNDNGSREGIKVCRRKRALSSIKGYIQY; this comes from the coding sequence ATGGATTCATTATCTGCAACCGCATTAAAAGTCGCAATTACTCAAATAGGACAAGAGGAAAAACCTCAGGGTTCAAATTGGGGAATCCCGGTTAAAAACTACCTGGCATCAGTAGGAATCAATTTCCCTGCAAGCTGGTGTATGGCTTTTGTGTACTGGTGTTTTAATGAAGCTTCAAAGCAGAATAAAACAACCAACACAGCGATCAAAACGGGTGGAGTTTTATATGCATGGAATAATGCTCCGAAAGAAAAAAAATCTTTAAAACCCTCTGTTGGTTCCGTATTCATTATGGATTTCGGAAAGGGTCTCGGCCACACAGGCTTTGTTGAAAAATTTGACAGCCAATATATCTACACTGTAGAAGGAAACACCAATGACAACGGAAGCCGTGAGGGAATAAAGGTATGCAGGAGGAAAAGAGCTTTATCATCAATTAAGGGTTATATACAATATTAA
- a CDS encoding DUF2586 family protein yields MSQGNGTPKVKANVASGNLLRQIQVIDGVAGIVGTAYKPTNIGKVERVYSPEDAKAKGYTEQDEPFLFQAINEFYQELGGSQELWILGTEDKTTMKAAVTSTNADGVKKLLTNSGGRVNLVAVCRKPDATYVSPAGFLDKDVQDAVIASKTLGEYQQSINKPVRIFIEGRVNDASVAPSFEPKSAENTFAGVVLGGSRNDGSASVALVLARACKYPAHVKIGDGQNGALSITEAYIGKDKVDEMPIEKLDNFTDAGFITFHTREGAAGYYFSVDKMAGIDDFRTLVHGRLIDKAQRISTATDTPFLESSVRMDADGRLNESDAIYLEEVTKAQLLANMAGQISGAQVSISTDQDLINTNTLEKRIQIQPLGYMTWIVLNMGLTKTI; encoded by the coding sequence ATGTCACAAGGAAATGGAACACCAAAAGTAAAAGCGAATGTGGCTTCAGGCAACTTACTTCGTCAGATTCAGGTAATCGACGGCGTTGCAGGAATCGTGGGAACAGCTTACAAACCTACCAACATTGGTAAAGTAGAGAGAGTTTACTCGCCAGAAGACGCTAAAGCAAAAGGGTACACTGAACAAGACGAGCCGTTTTTGTTTCAGGCAATTAACGAATTTTATCAGGAGCTTGGAGGCAGCCAGGAGTTATGGATTTTGGGAACAGAAGACAAAACAACAATGAAAGCTGCCGTTACCAGTACCAATGCAGATGGCGTAAAAAAACTTCTTACGAATTCCGGCGGTAGGGTAAACTTAGTAGCGGTTTGCAGAAAACCGGATGCGACTTACGTTTCTCCTGCAGGATTTTTAGACAAAGATGTTCAGGATGCAGTTATCGCTTCAAAAACATTAGGTGAGTATCAGCAGTCTATCAACAAGCCGGTAAGAATCTTTATCGAAGGTAGAGTAAATGATGCCTCTGTAGCTCCTTCATTTGAACCAAAGTCTGCTGAAAATACATTTGCAGGAGTAGTTCTTGGAGGATCAAGAAATGACGGTTCAGCATCTGTTGCATTGGTTTTAGCAAGAGCATGTAAATATCCGGCTCATGTAAAAATCGGAGACGGGCAGAACGGAGCATTAAGCATCACGGAAGCTTACATCGGAAAAGACAAAGTAGATGAAATGCCAATTGAAAAACTGGACAATTTCACAGATGCAGGTTTCATCACTTTCCATACCAGAGAAGGAGCAGCAGGTTATTACTTCAGCGTAGATAAAATGGCTGGTATCGATGACTTCAGAACATTAGTTCACGGAAGATTGATCGACAAAGCACAAAGAATTTCTACCGCTACAGATACCCCGTTCCTGGAATCTTCTGTAAGAATGGATGCTGATGGAAGACTTAATGAGTCAGATGCGATCTATCTTGAAGAAGTTACAAAAGCACAACTTTTAGCCAATATGGCAGGACAAATCAGTGGAGCGCAGGTAAGCATCTCTACCGATCAGGATTTAATCAACACAAACACCCTGGAAAAAAGAATTCAAATCCAGCCGTTAGGCTATATGACGTGGATTGTATTAAACATGGGATTAACAAAAACAATTTAA
- a CDS encoding tape measure protein: MNNNSSITDFVRDAQQWTQSFSQAFDTVSQDTYKKMQDLSATVKQGYDLLKQDFAAFKNSKLGTILSGIGSTLVGAAGAAGTFLLDLTKKALSSAITGAIQKEKDIVNLSGFLGKKGATEAYKNIDADSNATSYDKSTLLDANKGLISVDGDAKKAREEIMNLANAVSFAGGGNDELSKLSEQLKEIKSEGVASGDQLKQFGDSGIDIYAALSSSTGKSIEQLKSMNITYDMLAKSLADSRGKGGIFEGGLEAQSNTVEAKWDRIKKTFDSTLTELGTAFLPIISSALDVGVQLMKGFEPLMTLVKPYLDEIVGSLGSALDFILNLGGETNVWGGFVTTIQEYFSIVWSTLGSVFSAVWSIVSGIIDWASKSMLISDIFTGVYKILGAVLTVVGWLADGVKGVWDNVLRPILDKIETAYRWIRKIVAGEEVAIEPKVKITPPKDLAKDFKAQELGFNFKPTGTDLTSRTKPTAINQGDTLRRSNVAKSKDTGDTVSGGGQKTINITLGKFFDTIQFNTLNSGETSDQLESIVMECLGRVLYNGAKVM, translated from the coding sequence ATGAACAACAATAGTAGTATAACGGACTTCGTAAGAGACGCACAACAATGGACACAGAGTTTTTCTCAAGCATTCGATACTGTTTCACAGGATACGTACAAAAAAATGCAGGATCTTTCAGCAACAGTAAAACAAGGCTATGACCTTCTGAAACAAGATTTTGCAGCGTTTAAAAACAGTAAACTAGGTACAATACTTTCAGGTATAGGATCTACACTTGTAGGAGCAGCAGGAGCAGCGGGAACTTTTCTTCTTGATCTCACGAAAAAAGCACTGTCTTCTGCCATTACAGGAGCTATTCAAAAAGAAAAAGACATCGTTAATCTTTCAGGATTTTTAGGCAAGAAGGGAGCCACTGAAGCTTACAAAAATATTGATGCTGATTCGAATGCGACCAGCTATGACAAATCAACTTTGCTGGATGCAAATAAAGGCCTTATTTCTGTAGACGGTGATGCCAAAAAAGCCAGAGAAGAAATTATGAACCTGGCGAATGCAGTGAGTTTTGCCGGTGGAGGAAACGATGAGCTTTCGAAACTTTCTGAACAACTTAAAGAAATAAAAAGTGAAGGTGTGGCATCTGGTGACCAGCTTAAGCAGTTCGGTGATTCAGGTATTGATATTTACGCTGCATTATCATCATCCACAGGGAAAAGCATTGAGCAACTGAAAAGCATGAATATCACGTATGATATGCTGGCAAAATCCCTTGCAGATTCCAGAGGGAAAGGAGGAATATTTGAAGGCGGTCTGGAAGCCCAGAGTAATACTGTTGAGGCTAAATGGGATAGAATTAAAAAGACTTTTGATAGTACACTCACAGAATTAGGAACAGCATTTCTACCAATTATATCAAGTGCATTGGACGTTGGCGTTCAATTAATGAAAGGCTTTGAACCTCTTATGACACTCGTTAAGCCTTACCTGGACGAGATTGTAGGAAGCTTAGGATCTGCTTTGGATTTCATTTTAAATCTGGGAGGAGAAACTAATGTTTGGGGAGGATTTGTGACCACTATTCAGGAATATTTCTCTATTGTCTGGAGTACTTTGGGAAGTGTTTTCAGTGCTGTATGGAGTATTGTTAGTGGGATCATCGATTGGGCTTCAAAAAGTATGTTAATCAGTGATATCTTCACTGGTGTTTATAAAATACTGGGTGCAGTTTTAACGGTAGTCGGCTGGCTGGCAGACGGAGTAAAAGGAGTTTGGGATAATGTATTAAGACCTATTCTTGACAAAATAGAAACCGCTTACCGATGGATCAGAAAGATCGTCGCCGGAGAAGAAGTTGCTATTGAACCCAAAGTTAAAATTACTCCTCCTAAAGATTTAGCCAAAGATTTCAAAGCACAGGAATTGGGATTCAATTTCAAACCTACGGGTACAGATCTGACGTCAAGAACTAAGCCTACTGCCATCAATCAGGGAGATACTCTCAGAAGAAGCAATGTTGCAAAATCCAAAGATACGGGAGATACCGTTTCCGGTGGTGGCCAGAAAACCATCAACATCACGCTAGGCAAATTCTTCGATACCATCCAGTTTAATACACTGAACTCAGGAGAAACATCAGACCAGTTAGAAAGTATAGTAATGGAATGCCTTGGACGTGTTCTATATAACGGCGCAAAAGTAATGTAA
- a CDS encoding DUF6046 domain-containing protein, protein MQTVFDLQNLYKSYFSRNPINIPTSGTEVMQDFKNLSPSKNKNRGEIFTSTKGIDFNKTGAYGQDIWFPVEFRINGSDSLTIDACTIAVNLSKTVIRTAVSERKGTVKEMFSIDDYKFTIRGFLIDKNRKVPEADIDKLKMIFETDQPVTMHGGYPEIFLKESTRVAVTSLEFQEVQGKVHWIRPFSLTCESDFIADVKDLEVPKKNANTN, encoded by the coding sequence ATGCAGACAGTTTTTGATTTACAAAATTTATATAAAAGCTATTTCTCGAGAAATCCGATTAATATTCCAACTTCAGGAACCGAGGTCATGCAGGATTTTAAAAATCTCAGTCCTTCTAAAAATAAAAACAGAGGCGAGATCTTTACCAGCACAAAAGGAATCGACTTCAATAAAACAGGAGCTTATGGTCAGGATATTTGGTTTCCTGTGGAGTTCAGAATCAACGGAAGCGATTCTCTGACGATAGATGCCTGTACTATTGCTGTCAACCTCAGCAAAACGGTTATCAGAACAGCAGTAAGCGAGAGAAAAGGAACCGTTAAGGAAATGTTCAGTATTGATGATTATAAGTTTACCATCAGAGGTTTTTTAATTGATAAAAACAGAAAAGTACCGGAAGCTGATATCGATAAGCTCAAAATGATTTTCGAAACAGATCAACCGGTAACAATGCACGGAGGATATCCGGAAATATTTCTGAAAGAAAGCACCCGGGTTGCCGTTACATCTCTGGAATTTCAGGAAGTACAAGGAAAAGTGCATTGGATAAGACCATTTAGTCTTACCTGTGAGAGTGATTTTATTGCAGATGTAAAAGATTTAGAAGTACCCAAAAAGAATGCTAATACTAACTAG